Part of the Candidatus Manganitrophaceae bacterium genome, AAAGAAGAAGACATTCAGCTCCAAAAAGCGATCGATCTGCTGAAGAGCTGGAGAATATTTAAAGACTTGGCCCCTCAACTCACCGCGCAAAAGAACAGCCGATAATTTCGGGCGGATCGTCTTTCGAGTCTCGGAAGACGATCCGCTCTCCCTCAATTTTTTTTATCCAAAGTCAATTTGGTACTTGATTTTAACAACCCTGTTGTTATATATCTTATTAGCACTCAGGACGAGAGAGTGCTAATCAAGCAACTCTCCATCTCTATATTCGAAACTTATTCATTCCAATTCACTTTTTTGTTAAGGAGGGAGGCCAATGGCACAGGCGACTAAAACAGCCGTTAAATTTAAACCGCTCAAAGAGAGGGTATTTGTCAGCTACTCAGGCGAACTTGAGAAGACCTCCGGAGGGCTCTACATTCCCGACGCTGCAAAAGAAAAACCCCAGCGAGGCAAAATTGAGGCGGTGGGCAGCGAGGTGAAGGGGGTGAAGGTCGGGGATACCATCCTTTTCGATAAGTATTCCGGCAGCAAGATCACCTTGGAGAACCAAGAGTTTTTAATTCTGAAAGAAGAGGACATTTTAGGTATTCTCGAATAACCTAACCGGTAATGTAACCTGCTCAACGAAGGAGGAAAATCGATGGCAAAGCAGATGATTTTCAGCGATGACGCCCGGGCGGCCATCCTGAGAGGTGTCAATCAACTTAGCAATGCGGTGAAGGCGACACTCGGCCCCAAGGGACGGAATGCCGTGATTGAGAAAAAATTCGGCGCTCCGACCATTACGAAAGACGGCGTCACCGTGGCAAAAGAAATCGAGTTAAAAGATCCTTATGAAAATATGGGTGCCCAGCTGGTGAAAGAGGTCGCGAGCAAAACATCCGACGTGGCCGGCGACGGAACCACGACTGCA contains:
- a CDS encoding co-chaperone GroES, with protein sequence MAQATKTAVKFKPLKERVFVSYSGELEKTSGGLYIPDAAKEKPQRGKIEAVGSEVKGVKVGDTILFDKYSGSKITLENQEFLILKEEDILGILE